In Microbacterium esteraromaticum, the following proteins share a genomic window:
- a CDS encoding NAD(P)/FAD-dependent oxidoreductase, which translates to MTNSQPLHVVVIGAGILGASTAAHLARSGARVTLVTAGRPGDGASGRSIAWLNSSGARSTEYRYLRLIGLDRYRTWRERHPDSASYLRFDGALKWGGEDESFRDTFDYERAGGYDSQWLDKAQVTTLTPDVDADAVSQEGAIFNRGEGWVNLPDLIGALLAEATADGAVLVENAGEVRVDVRHGAAVGVVLGDGTPLAADRVVLATGGDVPAQLAALGVTVPDATPAAFVVITEPVEPRVRTVLNTPRVAVRPMPDGRLVLDADWAERSIIVEPDGSLTVPEESVRGLLEEGSRVLAGNPALVAQRVAAGLKPIPGDGEPVVGAVPAIDNLFTLFTHSGATLGLILGELVAEEIVTGKPSPVLDAFRLNRFAAGAEIDEVGIGAWAPVTSS; encoded by the coding sequence ATGACCAACTCGCAGCCTCTGCACGTCGTCGTGATCGGCGCCGGGATCCTCGGCGCATCGACCGCAGCGCACCTCGCGCGCTCCGGCGCTCGAGTGACGCTCGTCACCGCCGGGAGACCGGGCGATGGGGCATCCGGTCGGTCGATCGCCTGGTTGAACTCCTCGGGTGCGCGTTCAACGGAGTACCGCTATCTGCGCCTGATCGGGCTCGACCGCTACCGCACCTGGCGGGAGCGGCACCCCGACAGCGCCTCGTACCTGCGCTTCGACGGCGCTCTGAAGTGGGGCGGGGAAGACGAGAGCTTCCGCGACACGTTCGATTACGAGCGCGCGGGCGGCTATGACTCGCAGTGGCTCGACAAGGCGCAGGTCACGACGCTGACGCCGGATGTGGATGCCGATGCGGTCTCGCAGGAGGGCGCGATCTTCAACCGGGGCGAGGGCTGGGTGAACCTTCCCGACCTCATCGGCGCCCTCCTCGCCGAGGCGACAGCCGACGGAGCGGTGCTGGTCGAGAACGCCGGAGAGGTGCGCGTGGATGTTCGCCATGGTGCCGCTGTCGGCGTCGTCCTCGGCGACGGCACCCCGCTGGCGGCCGACCGGGTGGTGCTCGCCACCGGTGGCGACGTTCCGGCCCAGCTTGCGGCACTCGGCGTGACGGTGCCCGATGCCACCCCCGCGGCGTTCGTCGTCATCACCGAACCGGTCGAGCCTCGCGTGAGGACCGTACTGAACACCCCGCGCGTCGCCGTGCGCCCCATGCCGGACGGACGCCTCGTGCTCGACGCGGACTGGGCCGAGCGGTCGATCATCGTCGAGCCCGACGGGTCGCTCACGGTGCCGGAGGAGTCGGTGCGCGGGCTGCTCGAGGAGGGGTCGCGCGTGCTCGCCGGCAACCCCGCGCTGGTCGCGCAGCGCGTGGCAGCCGGCCTGAAGCCGATCCCCGGCGACGGTGAGCCCGTCGTCGGGGCGGTGCCGGCCATCGACAACCTCTTCACGCTGTTCACGCACTCGGGTGCCACTCTCGGGCTCATCCTCGGTGAGCTCGTCGCGGAGGAGATCGTGACGGGCAAGCCGTCGCCGGTGCTCGACGCCTTCCGGCTGAACAGATTCGCAGCGGGTGCGGAGATCGACGAGGTGGGCATCGGCGCGTGGGCGCCGGTCACCAGCTCCTGA
- a CDS encoding Gfo/Idh/MocA family oxidoreductase — MATTSADPIRTAVIGYGASGRVFHSPFLEADPAFSLDVIVTGDAGRAAEAAAQHPDARVLASVEEMLAGAGDLDLVVIGTPPATHAGIATAALDAGLDVVVDKPFTPTSEEGRALIAHAQKLGRRITVFQNRRWDGDFQTVRDLVETGRLGAVRRFESRFEWYKPEVRASWKAEASAAQGGGILFDLGTHLIDQAVQLFGPVAEATAELAVNRPDGLADDDAFVALRHESGTISHLWMNSLAPQFGPRFHVLGSLSGYTSHGLDGQEAALAAGASPADEDYGVTPASRWGLFGVEGSLEPLPMRRGDYGAFYRALAAALRGDAALPVDPADAVTVLEIIERLHAETPLRRPDLSERNEG, encoded by the coding sequence ATGGCGACGACGTCAGCTGACCCGATCCGCACCGCCGTCATCGGCTACGGAGCCTCCGGCCGTGTGTTCCACTCGCCGTTCCTCGAAGCCGATCCGGCGTTCTCGCTCGATGTCATCGTCACCGGCGACGCGGGCCGCGCGGCGGAGGCCGCGGCGCAGCATCCGGATGCCCGGGTGCTCGCATCCGTCGAGGAGATGCTCGCGGGCGCAGGCGACCTCGACCTCGTCGTGATCGGAACACCGCCGGCCACGCACGCCGGCATCGCGACGGCCGCACTCGATGCAGGCCTGGACGTCGTCGTCGACAAGCCGTTCACGCCCACGTCCGAGGAGGGGCGCGCGCTGATCGCGCACGCCCAGAAGCTCGGCCGGCGGATCACGGTGTTCCAGAACCGGCGCTGGGACGGCGACTTCCAGACGGTGCGGGATCTCGTGGAGACCGGTCGTCTCGGCGCGGTGCGTCGCTTCGAGTCGCGCTTCGAGTGGTACAAGCCCGAGGTGCGGGCGAGCTGGAAGGCGGAGGCATCAGCGGCTCAGGGCGGCGGCATCCTGTTCGATCTCGGCACGCACCTCATCGATCAGGCCGTGCAGCTGTTCGGCCCGGTCGCAGAGGCGACGGCCGAGCTGGCGGTGAATCGGCCGGACGGCCTCGCCGACGACGACGCTTTCGTCGCGCTGCGGCATGAGTCGGGCACCATCTCGCACTTGTGGATGAACTCTCTCGCGCCGCAGTTCGGCCCCCGATTCCACGTGCTCGGCTCACTCAGCGGGTACACGAGCCACGGCCTGGACGGACAGGAGGCGGCGCTGGCTGCCGGTGCGTCGCCTGCCGACGAGGACTACGGCGTCACGCCGGCTTCTCGCTGGGGGCTCTTCGGCGTGGAGGGTTCGCTGGAGCCGCTGCCGATGCGCCGCGGAGACTACGGCGCCTTCTACCGCGCCCTCGCCGCCGCGCTCCGGGGCGACGCCGCCCTGCCCGTCGACCCGGCGGACGCCGTCACGGTGCTCGAGATCATCGAGCGACTGCATGCCGAGACGCCCCTGCGTCGCCCCGACCTCTCAGAACGGAACGAAGGATGA
- a CDS encoding amino acid ABC transporter ATP-binding protein — MTYTSPQPVTEGRFYEGSRLRIENLRMAYGDIDVINDVSLTVEPGTTTCIIGPSGSGKSTLLRGVNRLHEPKAGRVQLADDDALTLKPDVLRRRVGLVFQHFNLFPDHTAQQNVALALRNVKRLAKGEAERIALARLTEVGLAERADHRPRDLSGGQQQRVAIARALAMEPEVMLFDEATSALDPELVKGVLNLMAELAQRGMTMLVVTHEMGFARKVADQVVFMDEGRVVEAGTPEQIFDDPQSDRLRLFLSEVL, encoded by the coding sequence ATGACCTACACCTCGCCCCAGCCCGTCACCGAGGGTCGCTTCTACGAGGGATCCCGGCTTCGGATCGAGAACCTCCGCATGGCCTACGGCGACATCGACGTCATCAACGACGTCTCCCTCACCGTCGAGCCCGGCACCACGACCTGCATCATCGGGCCGTCGGGCTCGGGCAAGTCCACGCTGCTGCGAGGAGTGAACCGCCTCCACGAGCCCAAGGCCGGTCGCGTGCAACTCGCAGATGACGACGCTCTGACCCTGAAGCCCGATGTGCTCCGCCGCCGGGTGGGACTCGTCTTCCAGCACTTCAACCTGTTCCCCGACCACACGGCACAGCAGAATGTCGCTCTTGCGCTGCGCAATGTGAAGCGTCTGGCGAAGGGCGAGGCCGAGCGCATCGCCCTGGCACGGCTCACCGAAGTCGGCCTGGCCGAGCGCGCAGATCACCGCCCCCGCGACCTGTCGGGCGGGCAGCAGCAGCGCGTCGCGATCGCCCGTGCCCTGGCCATGGAGCCGGAGGTCATGCTCTTCGACGAGGCGACCAGTGCTCTCGACCCCGAGCTGGTCAAGGGCGTGCTCAACCTCATGGCTGAGCTCGCGCAGCGCGGCATGACGATGCTCGTCGTGACGCACGAGATGGGCTTCGCGCGCAAGGTCGCCGACCAGGTCGTCTTCATGGACGAGGGGCGAGTGGTCGAAGCGGGCACGCCGGAGCAGATCTTCGACGATCCGCAGAGCGACCGCCTGCGCCTCTTCCTGTCGGAGGTGCTGTGA
- a CDS encoding amino acid ABC transporter permease has product MDWLDKLIKTFLDFEAMWKVLPQLLGTGLVNTLIISVAATVLGIVIGMILAVMGVARTAWLRVPARIYTDVFRGLPAILTILLIGQGFASISRQMFGPSPYPLGILALSLIAGAYIGEIFRAGIQSVERGQLEACRALGMSYGSAMRLVVVPQGIRRVLPALVNQFIAIVKDSSLVYFLGLLVSERELFRVGQDAAVLTGNLSPLVMAGIFYLVITVPLTHLVNYFDNRFRTGRRKPTPPKSGLEEVAEQSLSPVYTRGENT; this is encoded by the coding sequence ATGGACTGGCTCGACAAGCTCATCAAGACGTTCCTCGATTTCGAGGCGATGTGGAAGGTTCTTCCGCAGCTGCTCGGCACGGGGCTGGTGAACACCCTGATCATCTCGGTGGCCGCCACAGTGCTCGGCATCGTCATCGGCATGATCCTCGCGGTCATGGGCGTCGCCCGTACCGCGTGGCTGCGCGTTCCCGCGCGCATCTACACCGACGTCTTCCGCGGCCTGCCCGCGATTCTGACGATTCTGCTGATCGGGCAGGGGTTCGCCTCGATCAGCCGGCAGATGTTCGGTCCCTCGCCATACCCGCTCGGCATCCTGGCGCTGAGCCTGATCGCGGGCGCGTACATCGGTGAGATCTTCCGCGCCGGCATCCAGTCCGTCGAGCGTGGCCAGCTCGAGGCCTGCCGGGCCCTCGGCATGAGCTACGGCTCGGCCATGCGCCTGGTGGTGGTCCCGCAAGGCATCCGCCGGGTCCTGCCGGCGCTGGTGAACCAGTTCATCGCCATCGTGAAGGACTCCTCCCTGGTGTACTTCCTCGGGCTGCTGGTGTCGGAGCGGGAGCTGTTCCGTGTGGGCCAGGATGCCGCGGTGCTGACCGGCAACCTGTCACCGCTGGTGATGGCCGGCATCTTCTACCTCGTGATCACCGTGCCGCTGACCCACCTGGTGAACTACTTCGACAACCGGTTCCGCACCGGCCGCCGCAAGCCCACCCCGCCCAAGAGCGGTCTCGAAGAGGTCGCCGAGCAGTCCCTCAGCCCGGTCTACACCCGTGGAGAGAACACATGA
- a CDS encoding ABC transporter substrate-binding protein, with translation MSIRSTLRRTALAAVAATAAIALAACSPSASTGGGGDDAAKDNPYGLITPGEIRVASLGDSKPYTFTDESGEFTGFDVELFTDVANRIGIEKVVFTGQDFSGLLAAVANGQFDVGVAAIGITDERKQTVDFSDGYLAGYLTVMASPDSDITDEESLAGKRLGVVQGTLQEAYAVKNFTDTELVRFPDNNSAISAVNSGSVDAHFLDYEAAKEYAEQYGLENAIDIPSFDAPAGFAIAKGKDEFKEALNDALHDAMEDGTWKELYEKWFPGSPMPDQYLPSDEQGEGGGE, from the coding sequence CGCCCTCCGCCTCGACCGGCGGCGGGGGAGACGACGCTGCAAAAGACAACCCGTACGGGCTGATCACCCCCGGCGAGATCCGAGTGGCAAGCCTCGGTGACTCCAAGCCCTACACGTTCACCGACGAGTCCGGGGAGTTCACCGGCTTCGACGTCGAGCTGTTCACCGACGTGGCGAACCGCATCGGCATCGAGAAGGTCGTCTTCACCGGCCAGGACTTCTCCGGCCTGCTCGCGGCCGTCGCGAACGGCCAGTTCGATGTCGGCGTGGCCGCGATCGGCATCACCGACGAGCGCAAGCAGACGGTCGACTTCTCGGACGGGTACCTCGCCGGCTACCTCACGGTGATGGCAAGCCCCGACAGCGACATCACCGACGAGGAGAGCCTCGCAGGCAAGCGTCTCGGCGTCGTGCAGGGCACCCTGCAGGAGGCGTACGCGGTGAAGAACTTCACCGACACCGAACTCGTCCGCTTCCCGGACAACAACTCGGCGATCTCCGCAGTCAACAGCGGCTCTGTCGACGCGCACTTCCTCGACTACGAGGCTGCCAAGGAGTACGCCGAGCAGTACGGCCTGGAGAACGCGATCGACATCCCGTCGTTCGATGCGCCGGCCGGCTTCGCGATCGCGAAGGGCAAGGACGAGTTCAAGGAGGCGCTGAACGACGCTCTGCACGATGCGATGGAGGACGGCACCTGGAAGGAGCTGTACGAGAAGTGGTTCCCGGGCTCCCCGATGCCCGACCAGTACCTGCCCAGCGACGAGCAGGGCGAGGGCGGCGGCGAGTAA